The nucleotide window TGAGCAGCAGGGTGAGATCTTGGATCATCCATAAAGTGTGTCGGGATATAGGGAGCTCACAGCACCCCAGGAAAGGCTAACGAACTCTATTCTAAAAGGCAGAAATCCTAGGGAAGCCCATTAGCAGGCCTGTTTGGTCTTGGCACGACTACTGCTGCGTATATGACTGACCCTGACCCTTTGCAATCTTTTCCTCACGCCATTCCTTCATTCTAGGGATGAAGAACTTGGTTGGCCCAGACTTGGGTCGTGAGCACACTCCTGGGCTAAGGGCTGTTGAAAAATCGTGTCCCCATACTATGTCAAAGATACTACACGTGATATCCCAAATGAAGGTTGGCCTGACAGAGGAACTGAAGGTGGACAAAAACCAGGACTTGTCCACTAGTGATGATGTATTCATGTTCTAGGACAGatgggtattttatttttcctagatTTAACATGCTATCAGACTACCTATGATTTGTAGTACGGAAATCACACATGCATCTGGGGTTGTATAAATCTCAAAATACTCAAACATTGCATGTTTAATCCATTAAGTCTCACCGAAGTCTTCTAACCGCGGTGGCGTGGACCGGCTACACCACGGGCCTGCTCCCGCTGCATGGGCCCTGTGGGTGCTCACTGGTACCGACCGCAGTGCGTCTTGGCTTTCCCTGTACTTTGCTGAGTCAGCTTTCCAGCCTTCCGCATCTGCTTGCTCGTTTCttgttctccttttctcctttaacCTGTGGGTTGGttgatttataaaaacaaaacaaagcaaaatttcAGCGCCATTTCAGTGCGGTTTTGGGGGGAGTGCTAAGGTTGAATGCATATGTCATTTCTATATCTTTAATCCTGGGTCAGAGAATTCTGGTTCGTTGAAGGTCTTGGCTCCCAGCTGAGAGGCGGCCGGCTCATTTCGTGCTAGTCGGGAACAGTCCCGCTGCACACCCCGATGCAGGGTGCGGCTGACATTTCACAGACATTTCTCTGCAGATTCGACACCTAACTTTGTTATGGCTGTCTAGTAATAATTTGAAGGCTCTGTTCTTTCTGCAAGTGtcttttttaatagtttaattttttcattttatattgacAACCTTTGACTTTTAAACCGTGCAGGATaacaagccttttttttttttccccagtccaACCAAAATTTAGTGTTCCAGTAGAAGAAATATGAGCCGTTAATCATTATGATCAAGGGGGATGTTCTCCCTAATTTTATTTGAACTTCAGTGCTTACGAGATTATTCAAAACCCAGAGGGTGGTGACTTTTGTTCTTCATGATGCAAAATATCCTGCAGTCTTGCCAGCTGTCTGACCTTAGTTCCTTCTAGATCTGCAACTATAATGAAATCTTGATGAAAAATAACAATTAATATTTATACTTCCACTCAACTAAATCCAAGCtatttaatttctaataaaaataaccTAAGGAACACTTGAGTTTTATAAAGACATGTGCTTTACAGGGGAAAGATACCTGAAAACAATTTATATGATTATGAATTACAAAAGTCAAGTAATTTTCTAGAGTAGGTGGGAGTTTTGTTTTAGATTGTATGTGGGAAAAGATTTTGTGTGAATCAGAGTACTAACACAGAAGTGTGCGGTTCCCATTTAGTTTGAATTAGATAGTTTCTAGTGATGGCTCTCAAAATCCACCAGCAAGCATCACAGGCAGAGGAGCGCTGTGCTGGAAATACGGATGGCTTGACTGTAGCTCTGGCTTTGCCAGTGAATATCTGGCTGAGCCTGAAATAGGTACTTACCATCTTAACATTAGTCTTCTTATTTCTAAATTGCAGGAGTTGGATACGATGATCCCTAATCACCCTCCCCAAATTTTAGATGATGagtaaaatcacattttttttaaatcagagttgGTCCTCTGATGGACCAGTGTCTGGTGTGCTGGAACTACTTTACTTAAAATTTGGTTAATAACAAactaaatctctttaaaaaaaaaaatcaaatagaactCTAGGATTTCTTGGAAAATAAGtgcaagaaattaaaatcaagttATTTTTCATAGATTGCTATAGTAGAGTTTAATAAACAAGTACTAGGACTGTTTTTAAATATGCATCTTCAAATGTATTTAAGTGAAAAATACagttctctgcctttctctttttaGGTGGGTGTGCGCACCCACACACGCGcgcccacacacacatgcatactttTTGCTGTTGTCATACGTgtaaaatttgggggaaatgcGACAGTATCCACCTCATCTTTCCAGAAGTGTGTTCCATTGGAATCCTGTGCAGTGAGGAAGTGTTAGCATTATTCTGTTGTGGAGATGTATATTCATCAGCCTTTGAAGCTGGATTTCACTCGGTTACAGACTTTACTCCACTGCAGCTCTGGATCCTGGATAAGAACCTGCAGGCAGAATgttactcttctttctttcccatctgaAGAATCTTCGTACTGTCCAGTGCTATGCCCGATTGTCTGTCAGATATGATAAGCACTTTATTATTATTCCACATTAATATAGAAAATGGTGGCCAGTACCGGGGTGCCGGTTCTTGTATAGCCTTGAAGTTTCATTCGACAGCGGGTGTCATACAGCTAACACTTTCTGACGGCTTCTCATGTGCTTACACTAAGTGCTTTAAGAAGTGTTTACTTTTAATCCTTGTAACAACCCTCATAGGTGAGATCTGACAGGAACAAACTAAGATAAAAACTCATGAAACTTGGCCAGGAATAAATGAGAATGTCCCAGAGAAATAAATGGTGATGTTGGGGTTTGGATATATGTGTAGAGTCCTCTACACTCAAATGAATTCCCATGGACTTTTCTAAGGAGTAAAAGGGTCATGTAGTGAGGGGGCGGGCTCTCTGAACGTTAGGGAGCAACAGCTACCTTCTTCCCTTTTGTAAGTAGGATTTTTACACTCCATCCTCACCATGTCAGGCTTTAGACATGGAGTCTCCTGCATGCAGGGGTGGGGTTTTCTGTTCCTCCAGAGAATGGGTGAGGTGGGAGAAaggtatatatttaaagaaaattaaattttaataacaagtttctcttaaaaaagaaatagactagGATTCTAATTGAGAACACTAGCTCCAAAGTTTGTATGCATAACCACAATATTTATTCTCCAAAACCTTTACTACTACATTATTATGACTTCCGTTTTGTCAAATTAGATGGTGCAAAAGTTAAAGGACCCAAAGACTTCATGATCCTCAATCTTTTCTCATGCCCTGGGTGAAGCTAAAAGCCTCATTCTGGACATTTCTCGTGGCAGGGTTGTCTCACCTCTTACCACCATATCGTCCTGAACACGTACTAGACTCCAGTTGATAATGACCAGTAGACTCGTTACATCATTTGTGAACCGTGCGGTCTCAGTGATATTACCGTGGTTTACCTCGACATTAGCTGCATTTATTTTCACGCAGAATCTTCATAGCCTCCAGCTGGTCATCCGAACGCATTAATCCGCTTTGACTGCGGTGAAGCTGAGGCAGCCGTAGGAAGGTCGTGGGCTACTGGTGCCTCCATGTGGCATCTTCATCTGGAGGCCAGGCCAAAAGAGTGGCAACTTTGAATTCTTCAAGTCCCCCAGTTTTTggattctttctaaaaaaaacttttcataCCTACTTCCTTTAGCAAATTCTTTTTTGAATttgtctttaatatttctttttaaattgaacatAGCTAATAAGCCTTACTACCAATACTCTTTCCCAAGACCTCTGGGCACAGAAATATTCTCTCCTAGTTCATTCCACCAAATATTTTGCTACCCTACAACGTGGGTCAGTTTTACTGCCTCCTGAAGCAGATTTCCTCACTGCCGGGCCTGGAAGCCACTGTCACGGCTGTTGACCTTGGCTTGATTTGATGCAACATTTGTTCTCATTCCAGAACATAGGTTGAAAGAAGAGCGGCACTTTGGGATACACTGTTCGTGTATTAGAATTAGAGGTCTTAGCAAGACAGGACCATATCATGCAGCCTCATTTACGGTGTCCGCATTTCACTGAGCAGAACAAGTCAACCGATTAAGCCCAAAGTGTAGGAGACATATGCTCCACCCACTGGGAAGCCTGCCCCTGAGACGGGAGCAACCAAACACCCTGTGTACCCGTACGTACTCTGTGTAAGCACATACCCAAAATAGGACATGGTTGAAAATCTTAtctaaaacaatatattttctcCGTTTCACATTTAGGTTCAGGTATAAATGGAGACTCAAGGGACATAAGCGCCTACCACACAGTGTTTCTCACAGCCATATTAGGAGGAACAATAGTCATTGTCATTGGATTTTTTGCTGTACTTCTTTGTTATTGCaggtaagaaaaatattatttataaatacagaaaactgtCATAATATCATGTCAGTGTGTTCTGGGTATTACAAagtttctttgtaaaaataagtAAGTTGATCTTTACAATATGTAGATTAAAATAAAAGTGGATATACTCTAACTGTAGCATTGTATATGTGATACCATATCATgggataggtttttttttttttctatgactcTTCTAAATCACAAGTTTTAAACACTTTTTGCCATCTCCTCTACTCTAGGGATAAGTGTGGTACTCCGCAGAAAAGAGAACGAAATATTACTAAACTTGAAGTCCTCAAGAGAGACCAGACAACTTCAACAACACACATAAATCACATTAGTTCAGTCAAAGTTTCATTAAAAGCCGAGGACAAGTCACAGTTATTTAATGCCAAAAACTCCTCATATAGCCCTCAGAAAAAGGAGCCAgcaaaggcagaagcagaagaaagagtttCCGTGGTAAAAACTCGGGACAATTTTAAAATCTACAATGAAGATGTTCCGTTTCTATCAGCCAATCAAAACAACTACTCAAGAAACCCAACACAGTCtttggagcccaatgtagggtcCAAACAACCTAAACACGTAAACAGCAATCTGTCTTCATCTCTAGGTGATGCACAAGAAAAGAGATACCGCACAGGTAATGAAGAGATGTATGGACATTCCCACATTCCTGAACAGCTTATGCATATCTACAGTCAGCCCATTGCCATCCTTCAGACCTCTGACCTCTTCTCCACTCCGGAGCAGTTACGTACTGCCAAGTCAGCTACTTTGCCAAGAAAGGGACAGCTAGTCTACGGTCAGTTGATGGAACCAGTAAGCAGAGAGAACTTCACACAGACACTGCCCAAAATGCCAGTGCATTCTCATGAACAGCCCCCAGATGCCGGGGAAGAGAATATCGCCCTTGAAGGTCAGCAGAGCTTGCCGTCCCAGACTTCAGATTGGAGCCGATACTCAAACAGCTTACTGGAATCGGTTTCTGTTCCTGGAACACTAAACGAAGCTGTTGTAATGACTCCCTTTTCCTCAGAGCTCCAGGGAATTTCAGAACAGACGCTCCTGGAGCTGTCCAAAGGAAAGCCTTCCCCCCACCCTAGAGCATGGTTCGTGTCTCTGGATGGAAAACCAGTCGCACAAGTGAGACATTCCTTTATAGACCTGAAAAAGGGCAAGAGAACCCAGAGCAACGACACCAGTTTGGACTCTGGGGTGGACATGAATGAGCACCACTCAAGCAGAAGACTCGAGAGGGAGAAAACGTTCATCAAAAGCATGCATCAGCCGAAGATCCTGTACTTAGAAGATTTAGACCTGAGCAGTAGTGAGAGCGGAACGACCGTCTGCTCCCCCGAGGACCCAGCTCTGAGGCACATCCTGGATGGAGGGCGTGCAGCGATCGTGGAGCACCCCGGGGAAGAGTCTCCAGGAAGAAGCAGCGCTGTGGAAGGTTTTGAAGCCAGTAtatcccccaccaaaaaaagggGCAGACCACCGCTAGCCAAAAAAGACAGCAAGACCAATATCTGGAAGAAGCGAGAGGAACGCCCACTGATTCCCATGAATTAGCGCCGAGGAGGTCGTGAGTGTGCTGTCTCGTGGTGTTTGTTCTTGCTGCTTGCAAACCGCGGTCTGAACTTCTGAAGAAGTTGGAACTGAGCAGTCATGGTCCCCGGACGTGTCTCAAGCAGAGTAAAGAGTAAAATGGCAATTCGCTAATGAAAGAGAAAGATACCAAGAAATACTTTTTCTGGcctgttcttttcatttacttttggGTCATGAACTTGAAGAATCTGAGAGCTCAAAATGTGAAGTAGCGTCAAGACGTTAGTCATCTGAAAATACTGGTCAGTCAGCCAATGTAGCCCTCTCTCAAGAGGAACGTGAGTGCGCACTCTGAAAGTCACCTTCAGAAATGCCGCCTCTGCTTGGATGCCACCCTGTCAACATGTGGAAATGAAACTTGGGCATCGTCGCCTTGTGACAGGACTGTTAGCTTCTCCTCTGCCTATAGGTGAGAATAATGATAAATGTTCTCAAGTTCCTCTAGAATTTAAAGGCCAAACGATATTTCCCTTTTTGCAATAAAAGGCATGTGCACTATTCCAACCCCAAATAAATCATGCTCATGTAAGATAGGCAAGAAGCTAGTTGGTTGTTAGGGAGGGAGAAAGCAGCTCTTCGGTTCTTTGGATATAACTTCACAGCCTAAATGACGAGGTGTTAATTTGTTATTTAGAAATCCGAAAAATGAATGCTCTGatacttccatttttattttaaattttcttttctccctgcttCTAGAGTGAAATGATTGTAGCTGTCAAGGAAAACTTTAGCAATCTTAAACAAAACGAAACCCCATACTTTAGTTTAAGACTCACTGATACACGTAAGCTAAAATCAGCTTTAAGATATTTTTCTGTCCCCcacaattcattcattttaaacttgattttaaaattaaatttagatgTTCACtttaaacttgatttttaaaatatttaggtgTTCATAAGAAGCTTTCAGTTTATTAACAAAATATGTGAaactaaaggaaataaatatttctcttttaaatgttcATAAGCAGGAAAAGCTATTTCTCCTAAATTCAAAAACCTTCAGAATATTACgtatttatcatatatatccAGATGCTTTTCTCTTGACATTTGTAAAAgatgttttagaaaatgtttcaATTTAATGGAGaagtaaaaggtttttttttaaatcacttttagCATTTGCAGCATTTTATTCTAGTTTTGGAAGCAATAGATCCATGTTCTTTTCATCATAGCAAAGAATCCAATATGAACAAATTCAACAGCTGTTTTTGATTATAATTGTCTTCAACTCTAAATTATCATTCATGTGTCCTAAAAATAAAGCTCTTTGTTAATTAAAATCAATTCATCccatttttctccaaatttccatGAAGGCAAATGTCTGAAgcagcttcccctttctctcaggGGGAAAAGTAAAACTAGATTACTTTATTTCTCATCCTCCTTTATTCAACATAGGAGCAACATAGAGACCGAAGGCACATAAACAATTTGAAAGAAGCAAAAGTAGCCTAATATATTAGTTGTAGTCAAATTACAGATGGATAGTCAATGAAAGAcaaccacttttttttccccccaagatagTCGACTTCATCCAGTTTTTTCTTCTGATGTCTTCAGTTTTTCCTATAACACCAAACCTGTTGGATAATACTCTTTCTGTGTTAACCCAAAGAACTTAAAAACGCAGGCAAAAGTTTGCCATGTTTTACCCAATCCATAGGAGAGAGAGATATTTGGGGTAATACCTAGGGTTAGTTTCTGGAGTCGGGGGTTTCTTATTGGTCTACAGAAAGATGCATTAAAGTGGCATAAATGGAAAGGACTTGGAAAAGGTTACAGAGTTAGTGCTCTGCTGAAGTGCCTTTGATATAGACGCGCTGATTGGAAGGATACACTAACACTAACATCTTTCTTCGAcgtgcattttctttctttttctgttagcCAAATTAAACAGATGTGCAGTTTTTGTTAATCAGAAAATATAGACCTAGTGTTTCATGTTGGAACAACAATTTTTGCATGCAAGTAAcatttctcttgtgttttttttgaATCCAGTTTACATTGATAAGTTATGTTGGAATGAAGTTAGAAACTCTATAGTAAACTGTTGCACTTCAGTGTTTTAAGCTTATATTTTCCCCACctttaaataaaatgtctcaTCTTTTAGCGTGGTGATGGAATACGTATGTTGATATAAGGGTATATTATTCAAATATGCCACTTACTCATTCTTACGTAAAGGAAATGAGATGTATCCCCAGGGgcttttatagaaatattttttttttggtttcagaataaaaatattttttttatacaCTGCACATTCTGTTCTCAATGGGGAAGTATAGGCAGTTT belongs to Meles meles chromosome 9, mMelMel3.1 paternal haplotype, whole genome shotgun sequence and includes:
- the FAM171B gene encoding protein FAM171B isoform X1, which encodes MARLRRRVPCALLLGLAALLLKARLVPAAARAELGRSDLSLIRQQQRQQQRQREEAAERPEAPAVRPTGPAAVSVFMLKVQVNDIISRQYLSQAAVEVFVNYTKTNSTVTKHNGAVLIKVPYTLGLSLTIIAYKDGYVLAPLPWRTGKTPIYSSVTLSLFPQSQANIWLFEDTVLITGKLADAKSQPSVQFSKALIQLPNNHHVSNVTGYLTVLQQFLKVDNFLYTTGITLHKSGFESVELTPLAAICVKIYSGGKELQVDGSVHVSLPLLHASDLSAGDHIPAWTFDMSTGAWVNHGRGTVKAYNHHLIWTYDAPHLGYWIAAPLPGTRGSGINGDSRDISAYHTVFLTAILGGTIVIVIGFFAVLLCYCRDKCGTPQKRERNITKLEVLKRDQTTSTTHINHISSVKVSLKAEDKSQLFNAKNSSYSPQKKEPAKAEAEERVSVVKTRDNFKIYNEDVPFLSANQNNYSRNPTQSLEPNVGSKQPKHVNSNLSSSLGDAQEKRYRTGNEEMYGHSHIPEQLMHIYSQPIAILQTSDLFSTPEQLRTAKSATLPRKGQLVYGQLMEPVSRENFTQTLPKMPVHSHEQPPDAGEENIALEGQQSLPSQTSDWSRYSNSLLESVSVPGTLNEAVVMTPFSSELQGISEQTLLELSKGKPSPHPRAWFVSLDGKPVAQVRHSFIDLKKGKRTQSNDTSLDSGVDMNEHHSSRRLEREKTFIKSMHQPKILYLEDLDLSSSESGTTVCSPEDPALRHILDGGRAAIVEHPGEESPGRSSAVEGFEASISPTKKRGRPPLAKKDSKTNIWKKREERPLIPMN
- the FAM171B gene encoding protein FAM171B isoform X2, which produces MCRTMGQLLQIVEHLNLYSSVTLSLFPQSQANIWLFEDTVLITGKLADAKSQPSVQFSKALIQLPNNHHVSNVTGYLTVLQQFLKVDNFLYTTGITLHKSGFESVELTPLAAICVKIYSGGKELQVDGSVHVSLPLLHASDLSAGDHIPAWTFDMSTGAWVNHGRGTVKAYNHHLIWTYDAPHLGYWIAAPLPGTRGSGINGDSRDISAYHTVFLTAILGGTIVIVIGFFAVLLCYCRDKCGTPQKRERNITKLEVLKRDQTTSTTHINHISSVKVSLKAEDKSQLFNAKNSSYSPQKKEPAKAEAEERVSVVKTRDNFKIYNEDVPFLSANQNNYSRNPTQSLEPNVGSKQPKHVNSNLSSSLGDAQEKRYRTGNEEMYGHSHIPEQLMHIYSQPIAILQTSDLFSTPEQLRTAKSATLPRKGQLVYGQLMEPVSRENFTQTLPKMPVHSHEQPPDAGEENIALEGQQSLPSQTSDWSRYSNSLLESVSVPGTLNEAVVMTPFSSELQGISEQTLLELSKGKPSPHPRAWFVSLDGKPVAQVRHSFIDLKKGKRTQSNDTSLDSGVDMNEHHSSRRLEREKTFIKSMHQPKILYLEDLDLSSSESGTTVCSPEDPALRHILDGGRAAIVEHPGEESPGRSSAVEGFEASISPTKKRGRPPLAKKDSKTNIWKKREERPLIPMN